One Haloplanus vescus DNA window includes the following coding sequences:
- the thrS gene encoding threonine--tRNA ligase: MSEIVVTLPDGSELTVEEGSTVEDVAFEIGPGLGRDTVAGVVDGDLVAKVTPLHDDVELVIVTEDSDEYLRVLRHSAAHVFAQALQRLYPDANLAIGPPTDDGFYYDVANVDLDSEDLEDIEAEAEDIIASDLDIERVERSRDEVKAQYDDNPYKRDILETEAAGEDPVSLYQQGDFEDLCQGPHVDSTGEIGAFTLLNISSAYWRGDEDNDTLTRVYGTAFADESDMEDYLERRREAQERDHRKLGRELDLFSIDETTGPGLPLYHPNGKRVLDELSDFARQMNLDAGYDPVETPHLFRTELWKKSGHYENYVDDMFLLDVNDEEYGLKPMNCPGHATIFDQSSWSYRDLPVRYFEDGKVYRKEQRGELSGLSRVWSFTIDDGHVFVRPDQIESEVTLVIDNIFRVFETFDLDAEVALATRPEKSVGSDEIWERAESQLRSVLDSQSIDYDVESGDGAFYGPKIDFAFEDALGRKWDGPTVQLDFNMPERFDLTYTGEDNEDHRPVMLHRALYGSYERFLMVLIEHFNGKFPLWLAPEQVRILPVSDDNLGYAHRLKNELDGFRVEVEDRSWTVGRKIQQAHSDRVPYMLIVGDDEEESGTVSVRDRKEREQKDVDMESFVAHVQAERDEKRIEPDFLD; encoded by the coding sequence ATGAGCGAAATCGTAGTGACGCTTCCTGACGGCTCTGAACTCACCGTCGAGGAGGGGTCGACGGTCGAGGACGTCGCCTTCGAGATCGGTCCCGGTCTCGGTCGCGACACGGTGGCGGGCGTCGTCGACGGCGACCTCGTGGCCAAGGTCACGCCGCTTCACGACGACGTGGAACTCGTCATCGTCACCGAAGACAGCGACGAGTACCTGCGCGTGTTGCGCCACTCGGCGGCCCACGTCTTCGCACAGGCGCTCCAGCGACTGTACCCCGACGCCAACCTCGCCATCGGCCCGCCGACCGACGACGGCTTCTACTACGACGTGGCGAACGTCGACCTCGACAGCGAGGACCTCGAGGATATCGAGGCCGAGGCCGAGGACATCATCGCGTCCGACCTCGACATCGAACGCGTCGAACGCTCGCGCGACGAGGTGAAAGCGCAGTACGACGACAACCCGTACAAACGGGACATCCTCGAGACGGAGGCGGCGGGCGAAGACCCCGTCTCCCTCTACCAGCAGGGCGACTTCGAGGACCTCTGTCAGGGACCGCACGTCGACTCCACGGGCGAAATCGGCGCCTTCACCCTCCTCAACATCTCGTCGGCGTACTGGCGGGGCGACGAGGACAACGACACGCTGACGCGAGTCTACGGCACGGCCTTCGCCGACGAGTCGGACATGGAGGACTATCTCGAACGCCGCCGCGAGGCCCAAGAGCGCGACCACCGAAAGCTCGGCCGGGAGCTCGACCTGTTCTCCATCGACGAGACGACTGGCCCGGGCCTGCCGCTCTATCACCCCAACGGGAAGCGCGTCCTCGACGAACTCTCGGACTTCGCGCGGCAGATGAACCTCGACGCGGGCTACGACCCCGTCGAGACGCCACACCTCTTCCGGACGGAACTGTGGAAGAAGTCGGGCCACTACGAGAACTACGTCGACGACATGTTCCTCCTCGACGTCAACGACGAGGAGTACGGCCTGAAGCCGATGAACTGCCCGGGCCACGCGACCATCTTCGACCAGTCCTCGTGGAGTTACCGCGACCTTCCCGTCCGTTACTTCGAAGACGGCAAGGTGTACCGCAAGGAACAGCGTGGCGAACTCTCGGGGCTCTCCCGGGTCTGGTCGTTCACCATCGACGACGGCCACGTGTTCGTCCGCCCGGACCAAATCGAGTCGGAGGTGACCCTCGTCATCGACAACATCTTCCGCGTCTTCGAGACGTTCGACCTCGACGCGGAAGTCGCGCTCGCGACTCGGCCGGAGAAATCGGTCGGGAGCGACGAAATCTGGGAGCGCGCCGAATCGCAGCTGCGTTCGGTCCTCGACTCCCAGAGCATCGACTACGACGTTGAGTCGGGTGACGGCGCCTTCTACGGCCCGAAAATCGACTTCGCGTTCGAGGACGCCCTCGGGCGAAAGTGGGACGGCCCGACCGTCCAACTCGACTTCAACATGCCCGAGCGGTTCGACCTCACCTACACCGGCGAGGACAACGAGGACCACCGCCCAGTCATGCTCCACCGCGCGCTCTACGGAAGCTACGAGCGATTCCTGATGGTGCTCATCGAGCACTTCAACGGGAAGTTCCCGCTCTGGCTGGCACCCGAACAGGTGCGCATCCTCCCCGTCAGCGACGACAACTTGGGCTACGCCCACCGCCTCAAGAACGAACTCGACGGCTTCCGCGTCGAAGTCGAAGACCGCTCGTGGACCGTCGGGCGAAAGATTCAGCAGGCACACAGCGACCGCGTGCCGTACATGCTCATCGTCGGCGACGACGAGGAGGAGAGCGGCACCGTCTCGGTGCGTGACCGGAAAGAACGCGAGCAGAAAGACGTCGACATGGAGTCGTTCGTCGCCCACGTCCAGGCGGAACGCGACGAGAAGCGAATCGAACCGGACTTCCTGGACTAG